The following are encoded together in the Pseudomonas xantholysinigenes genome:
- a CDS encoding alpha/beta fold hydrolase, with translation MSRRSEALGEACAHVYVQVDGLRLHCAVMGEGEPVLLVPGWPQTWYAWRHVMPILAARGFRAIAIDPPGLGDSDRPEQGYDTGNVARLLHAAMTRLGHERYHLVGHDVGMWVAYALASDIPQAVRSLAVAEAVIPGLAEAPTIFVAPQENIFLWHFLFNQVRDLPEFLVAGREEGYLNFIFDRWAVRRHAVASDVYIRAYSSPGGMRGGLAYYRAIPETIRQNRERARRPLTMPVLAIGAAQATGDAPLRTLQGHARSVRGVIVPDCGHFVMEEAPVPFNEHLLAFLQEVDVNR, from the coding sequence ATGAGCCGGCGCAGCGAGGCGCTGGGCGAGGCGTGCGCCCATGTCTATGTGCAGGTGGACGGGCTGCGCCTGCATTGTGCGGTCATGGGGGAGGGCGAGCCGGTGCTGTTGGTGCCGGGATGGCCGCAGACCTGGTACGCCTGGCGGCATGTGATGCCGATCCTGGCGGCGCGAGGCTTCCGTGCGATCGCCATCGACCCGCCGGGCCTGGGGGACTCGGACCGCCCCGAGCAAGGCTACGATACCGGCAATGTCGCTCGTTTGCTGCATGCCGCCATGACCCGACTGGGGCATGAGCGCTATCACTTGGTTGGCCACGATGTGGGCATGTGGGTGGCGTACGCCTTGGCCAGCGATATTCCGCAGGCCGTCCGCTCGCTGGCCGTGGCCGAAGCGGTGATACCCGGGTTGGCCGAGGCACCGACGATTTTCGTGGCGCCGCAGGAGAACATCTTCTTGTGGCACTTCCTGTTCAACCAGGTGCGGGATTTGCCGGAATTCCTGGTCGCAGGCCGTGAAGAGGGCTATCTCAACTTCATCTTCGATCGTTGGGCGGTCAGGCGTCATGCGGTGGCCTCGGATGTGTATATCCGCGCCTATTCGTCACCGGGAGGGATGCGTGGCGGGCTTGCCTATTACCGGGCGATTCCCGAAACCATCCGGCAGAACCGTGAACGAGCCAGGCGCCCATTGACGATGCCGGTGCTGGCGATCGGCGCCGCCCAGGCCACGGGCGATGCACCCTTGCGCACGCTACAGGGACATGCGCGCTCGGTGCGGGGCGTGATCGTGCCGGACTGTGGGCATTTCGTCATGGAAGAGGCGCCGGTGCCATTCAATGAGCACCTGTTGGCCTTCCTTCAGGAGGTTGATGTCAACCGCTGA